The nucleotide window AACATTCCATTAACCTTCATTAAGCAATATTCAATAATAAGTTATGGTTTTTTCGGCTCTCTGACGGGTACGGAACCCGTAGGGGCGGGGTTTCCCCGCCCATCATTGATATACAATGTGCATATTTAATACCGAAACTTGCTTAGAGGTGCTATATTGATAAAACGGTGGCAACACGTCTAATTTTAGTATAACATATCTGTGTATCTCTATCCCAAATTTTCTTGACTTCCCCCCAAAATCTGCTACCATACCCGTATGCCGAAACTCAATCTCAAACCCAACCACAAAGCAATCCGCGACTACTACGCCACGCTACAGGAATACGCGCAACACAACATCATACGCGAAAGTGCGGTCAGTTCTCCTTTTGAAACCCTGCTGCACGCCTGTGCAAAGCAGATAAACGCCACGCTTGTCCCCCAATACCCGATGCGCGCCCCAAAAGGAAATCGCATCGTTATCGACGGCGCCATCATCGACGCATACGGACTCCCGCTCGCCTACTGGGAAGCGAAAGATATAGCGGATAACCTCGCTAAAGCCGCACAGGAGAAACAGGACGCAGGTTATCCGTTGGACAATATCCTCTTCCAAACACCGCAACGCGCCATCCTGTATCAGAACGGCGCAGAGGTGCTGGATATAGACATCACCGAACCCACCAACCTGATTGCCGCCCTTCAATATCTATTCGCTTACGTCCCACCCGAGGTCGACAATTGGCAGACAACCGTCTCCGATTTCAGAGAACAAGTCCCGGACCTCGCAAACAGGTTGAAGGTACTCATCGAACAACGCCACGAAACCGATCCAGCCTTCAAGAAGGCGTTCACCGATTTCTACGATACCTGCCGCACCTCCATCAACCCAGAACTCTCACAGGATGCCGTCGAGGAGATGCTCATCCAACATATCCTCACCGAACGCATCTTTCGCACGGTCTTTAATAACTCCGCTTTTACCCGCCGAAACATCATCGCACGTGAGATTGAAAACGTCGTCGATGAACTCATCCGACAGGCGTTCAGTCGCGAGGAGTTTCTCAAACCGCTGGATCGGTTCTATGTCGCCATTGAACAAGCCGCGATGCTCTGCAAAGACTTCTCCCAAAAACAGCATTTCCTTAACACGTTCTACGAGAAATTCTTTCAGGGGTTCTCCGAGGACGTCGCGGACACACACGGCATCGTCTATACACCGCAACCGATCGTCGATTTCATGGTGAGCAGCGTGGCACACATCTTGGAAACCGAGTTCGGTCGCTCGCTGTCGGATACCGGCGTGCATATCATCGATCCGTTCGTCGGCACAGGCAACTTCATCGTCCGGCTCATGCGGGACATCCAAGGCACGGCATTAGAGGAGAAATACCGTCACGAATTCCACTGCAACGAGGTGATGCTCCTGCCCTACTACATTGCGAGTCTCAACATCGAGCAGGAATACTACCAACGCACGGGGACGTATCTACCGTTTGAAGGGCTCGCACTTGCGGACACGTTTGAGTTGATGGAGCAGCAGCAAAGGGAACTCTTCACACAGGAAAACACAGCGCGCGTGGAACGACAAAAGGCGGCGGATATGTTCGTCATTATCGGCAATCCGCCCTATAACATGGGCCAAGTCAACGAAAACGACAATAACAAAAATCGGACGTATGAGACGATAGACACGCTGCTGCAGGAAACGTATTCGCGAGCCTCAAAAGCAACGAATAAAAAAGCACTCTCAGATCCGTATGTGAAAGCAATTCTTTGGGCATCAGAACGGATTGAGGAAGAAGGCGTTGTTGCCTTCGTAACAAATAATGGCTTTCTCGACGGTATCGCGTTTGATGGGATGCGGAAACACCTCGCACAGGATTTCAATGCAATCTACATTTTAGACTTGGGTGGGAATGTCCGTCAAAATCCGAAGTTGTCTGGAACAACGCACAACGTCTTCGGAATTCAGGTCGGCGTGAGCATTAATTTTCTCATCAAGAAAGATGCTACCAAGACAGATACAAAACCTACCGAAATCTTCTATGCGCGTGTTGACGAATTCTGGCGGAAAGAAGAGAAATATAACTATCTCGATTCAAAGGAACACTACCAAAATATTGATTGGCAACAGATAACACCTGACAGTCGCTATACATGGCTGACAGAGGGACTCCACGCCGAGTTTGATACCTTTCTCCCGATGGGGACAAAGGAAACAAAGGCGATTAGAGGTACTGCACTCGGTGTAATTTTCAAAAACTATAGCCGTGGTGTTAACACGAGCCGTGATACATGGGCTTACAACTTCAATCAGGATACTCTTACCGAAAACGTTCAGAAAATGATGGGCTTCTACAATGCACAAGTGCTGAAGTGGTTGACCACACCAGAGAAGTCAATTGTGAAGGTCGATAACTTCGTATCGTATGACAACACGAAAATCAGTTGGAGTTCCGGTTTAAAACAGAAGTTGAAAAGTGGACAAATGGCTGAGTTTTCAGAGACTCAACTTCGGAGTTCTCTCTATCGTCCATTTACGAAATCACCCCTCTACTTTGATCGGATGATGATCGAGCGCGTCTATGTGTTTCCATCTATTTTCCCTACACCGGAGACAGAAACGGAAAATCGGGTGATTTGTCTCACGGCTCTTGGCAGTAAAAAGCCTTTCCACTGTTTAATGACACAGCACCTACTGGATGTTCATCTCACAGGCGATTCCCAATGCTTTCCCTTCTACACCTATGATGAGGACGGCATCAACCGACAAGAGAACATCACCGATTGGGCGTTAACGGAATTCCAAACCCACTATAATGATAACACCATCACCAAGTGGGATATCTTCCACTACACCTACGGACTCCTGCACCATCCCGTCTATCGCGAGAAATACGAGATGAACCTCAAGCGCGACCTCCCGCATATCCCCTTCGCCGAAGACTTCTGGGGATTCGCTAACGCAGGCGCGCAGTTAGCAGACCTTCACGTTAACTATGAATCCGTTCCGAAATACGACGGACTAAAATACATTGAAACAGAGGATATGACAGTCGATTGGCGGGTTGAGCGGATGAAACTCTCCAAAGACAAGACGCAGCTGAAATACAACGATTTCCTGACGTTGGACGGTATCCCGGCGGAGGTATATGAGTATCGACTCGGCACGCGTTCTGCGTTGGAGTGGGTCGTGGATCAGTATCGCGTCAAGACGGACAAACGGAGCGGTA belongs to Candidatus Poribacteria bacterium and includes:
- a CDS encoding DEAD/DEAH box helicase, which produces MPKLNLKPNHKAIRDYYATLQEYAQHNIIRESAVSSPFETLLHACAKQINATLVPQYPMRAPKGNRIVIDGAIIDAYGLPLAYWEAKDIADNLAKAAQEKQDAGYPLDNILFQTPQRAILYQNGAEVLDIDITEPTNLIAALQYLFAYVPPEVDNWQTTVSDFREQVPDLANRLKVLIEQRHETDPAFKKAFTDFYDTCRTSINPELSQDAVEEMLIQHILTERIFRTVFNNSAFTRRNIIAREIENVVDELIRQAFSREEFLKPLDRFYVAIEQAAMLCKDFSQKQHFLNTFYEKFFQGFSEDVADTHGIVYTPQPIVDFMVSSVAHILETEFGRSLSDTGVHIIDPFVGTGNFIVRLMRDIQGTALEEKYRHEFHCNEVMLLPYYIASLNIEQEYYQRTGTYLPFEGLALADTFELMEQQQRELFTQENTARVERQKAADMFVIIGNPPYNMGQVNENDNNKNRTYETIDTLLQETYSRASKATNKKALSDPYVKAILWASERIEEEGVVAFVTNNGFLDGIAFDGMRKHLAQDFNAIYILDLGGNVRQNPKLSGTTHNVFGIQVGVSINFLIKKDATKTDTKPTEIFYARVDEFWRKEEKYNYLDSKEHYQNIDWQQITPDSRYTWLTEGLHAEFDTFLPMGTKETKAIRGTALGVIFKNYSRGVNTSRDTWAYNFNQDTLTENVQKMMGFYNAQVLKWLTTPEKSIVKVDNFVSYDNTKISWSSGLKQKLKSGQMAEFSETQLRSSLYRPFTKSPLYFDRMMIERVYVFPSIFPTPETETENRVICLTALGSKKPFHCLMTQHLLDVHLTGDSQCFPFYTYDEDGINRQENITDWALTEFQTHYNDNTITKWDIFHYTYGLLHHPVYREKYEMNLKRDLPHIPFAEDFWGFANAGAQLADLHVNYESVPKYDGLKYIETEDMTVDWRVERMKLSKDKTQLKYNDFLTLDGIPAEVYEYRLGTRSALEWVVDQYRVKTDKRSGIVNDPNRADQPRYIVDLIGRVITVSLQTVEIVNNLPLL